One stretch of Candidatus Nitrosotenuis cloacae DNA includes these proteins:
- the pyrB gene encoding aspartate carbamoyltransferase — protein MNDFFQKDIISVRDFDKAKFESVFSATDKIIKMDPTQRREIGRGKTLGYLFFEPSTRTRLSFQAAMALIGGTSLGIADMASSSTKKGESLADTIKMISIYSDVLALRHPLDGSSRFASEISEKPVLNAGSGTEEHPTQAIQDLYTIKKEKNKIDGLKIGIVGDLKYGRTVYSLLYALSNYDVDIRLISPESLKIRADSIYEIQKKVSLKESTNLDEYIDELDVIYVTRIQKERFPDEEEYQKVRGSYKIGLDVVGKMKENAIILHPLPRVDEISTDVDSTKQAKYFQQAEYGKFTRAALLGLVLNEAGL, from the coding sequence ATGAACGACTTTTTCCAAAAAGATATCATATCTGTACGTGATTTTGACAAGGCAAAATTCGAATCAGTGTTTTCTGCAACCGATAAAATAATCAAGATGGATCCAACCCAACGCCGAGAGATTGGCCGAGGAAAAACACTTGGATATCTGTTCTTTGAGCCGAGCACCAGAACCCGACTGAGCTTCCAGGCGGCAATGGCACTAATTGGCGGAACCTCGCTTGGAATAGCAGACATGGCATCTTCTTCCACAAAAAAGGGAGAAAGCCTGGCAGACACAATTAAGATGATCTCAATTTACTCTGATGTATTGGCACTGCGCCATCCACTTGATGGTTCTAGTCGATTTGCATCTGAAATCTCTGAGAAGCCGGTGCTAAATGCCGGAAGCGGAACAGAGGAGCACCCAACACAAGCAATACAGGACCTGTACACCATAAAAAAGGAAAAAAACAAAATTGATGGCCTAAAAATCGGTATAGTAGGCGATCTGAAATATGGCAGAACCGTCTATTCGCTTTTGTATGCACTATCAAACTATGATGTTGACATTAGGCTGATATCACCAGAATCCCTAAAAATTCGAGCAGACTCTATTTATGAAATCCAAAAAAAGGTCTCACTAAAGGAATCAACAAACCTTGATGAATACATCGATGAGCTTGATGTCATTTATGTGACAAGAATCCAAAAGGAGAGATTCCCAGACGAAGAGGAATACCAAAAGGTGCGAGGCAGCTACAAAATTGGACTCGATGTTGTGGGAAAAATGAAGGAAAATGCAATCATCTTGCATCCGCTGCCAAGAGTTGATGAGATATCAACTGATGTTGATTCCACAAAACAAGCAAAATACTTTCAACAAGCAGAATATGGCAAGTTTACGCGCGCAGCACTTTTGGGACTAGTCCTAAACGAAGCAGGCCTCTAG
- a CDS encoding matrixin family metalloprotease — protein MSEKSLARLKDHLDLMKKELDNTTSQIKQFETKSQAEKKSIDTINVKTLKRHEDELVQEISKIQKEIKKSRSKILLIAEIAVLPVVFLMLLMSGVTDSIFIGDSKEPPNVLKTKYFTENLRGDTVDVWKSWRLVDSKINVNILKSPRVSEHQLEVIRNSIMSEETQEFDDSLVHKGPKGSKSTYYVGWAGALKEASKQETKYNIPTKFEFVENNGIGDIIITLSNIKDSDGYTGYTKSVTQDNEILKSFITIYDISNLTDDQLETILRHEFGHALGLGHSTATEDLMAPTIDMTIPYISDCNIDAIVNLYNANEDSQTVCEK, from the coding sequence ATGTCAGAAAAATCCCTTGCTCGCCTAAAGGATCATCTGGACTTGATGAAAAAAGAGCTTGACAACACCACGTCACAAATAAAACAGTTTGAGACAAAAAGCCAGGCAGAGAAAAAATCCATCGATACAATAAATGTCAAGACACTAAAGCGCCATGAAGACGAATTAGTACAAGAGATTTCCAAAATCCAAAAGGAGATAAAAAAATCAAGATCCAAAATATTGCTGATTGCCGAGATTGCGGTCTTGCCCGTAGTCTTTTTAATGCTACTAATGTCTGGTGTAACAGATTCTATCTTTATTGGCGATTCAAAAGAGCCGCCAAACGTGCTTAAGACCAAATACTTTACGGAAAATCTCCGGGGTGACACAGTAGATGTGTGGAAGTCATGGAGGTTGGTCGATTCCAAAATTAATGTCAACATTCTCAAATCCCCGCGTGTAAGTGAGCACCAGCTTGAGGTGATAAGAAACTCGATCATGTCTGAGGAAACCCAAGAGTTTGATGATTCTTTGGTGCACAAGGGCCCCAAGGGATCAAAATCCACATACTATGTTGGATGGGCAGGCGCACTCAAAGAGGCCTCAAAGCAAGAAACAAAATACAACATACCAACAAAATTTGAGTTTGTTGAGAACAATGGAATTGGAGACATCATCATAACATTATCCAACATCAAGGATTCTGATGGATACACAGGATATACAAAGTCAGTCACACAAGACAATGAAATTCTGAAATCATTTATCACAATTTATGATATTTCAAATCTTACAGATGATCAGCTGGAAACAATACTACGACACGAGTTCGGCCATGCGTTAGGACTTGGCCATTCTACTGCCACAGAGGACTTGATGGCGCCAACAATTGACATGACCATTCCATACATTTCTGATTGCAACATTGACGCAATTGTGAATCTGTATAATGCAAACGAAGACAGCCAAACAGTTTGTGAGAAATAA
- a CDS encoding tetratricopeptide repeat protein encodes MTSSDSIVLNQLALVNGLLKRLIEGRGIKPDLDPNQHLELSVDDKSKVASMLKVQEKLQARIPKQKQTSDKDLDALLGSFHYYDRQYTRALTSYDKLLRADPQNVKALLSKGLIQSKLGNHKEAISLYDRVLEIDPQYFDALHCKGDSLALLSKHQEALSCYEQTLAIDPNYLDGLYKKGLALMHLGNNNDAVPFFDRALEIEPNNTQILVNKAIALSSLGNHKEAIFLYDRALETNPQYFDAIYNKGLSLIGLGQYETSLSCFDKALEIDPHHADILFGKGICLANLGKHHLAISYYEKSLEFSPNRPIVFYELGRAFLETGKKSEALEYFDKAISLDSGFEEAILQKANTLSSLDDYESAIKNCNIILEVNPANVDALYCKATALSYSGIHDRAISSYDNILEIMPNHFDAICSKARTLHLLGYYDAALECFNSSLKANPKHHDSVLGKASCLLHLGKYSDALSFYEKTLAVNQSHIDSVLGKATCLLHLGKYNEALAYFDKSLTINPNNANALHQKGLALLQLSNHVEALVYLEKALTISPNNDSILASIGHSMYKLGKSVESLTYFDKALQLNPSNTPALYHKGLALATIGKHSEALSYFDQVLQYNPAHFDAVSHKAMTLSVLSKHKEALTYFDRALKLSPNNIQVLVNKAISLHEIGSYEESLSNLNLILENEPNNGYVLYNKAQSLSALNREHEAILCYDAILETEPNNPDVLYGKGRSLSKLGKYDRAIECLDLVLGIDVNNFDALYYKAFALLQLGSIHNAIVCFDKALQLNPSNTPALYHKGLALATTGKHSEALSYFDQVLQYNPAHFDAVSHKAMTLSVLSKHKEALICLDSALAISPNNADTLHHKGLALFHLSNYSEALAYFDKSLAISPNHFESLFQKAIVLDSLFRYADAISCYDKALTISPNNADTLHHKGLALFHLSNYSEALAYFDKSLAISPNNADTLHHKGLTFAALEKYSEAITCHDKALQIRPKFAEALSEKGYLLQKLGYYENSLLHFDRAITLDPKCVSALYHKGLLLANLGNHAKALECYSSLLLICPNDQNTQLAYAKSFASMGQNSNAVEIYNKILDKNPNHTTSSYEKGLALNKLQRHSDALKCFDGVLVYDKLNHLAMFEKAKTLSALGRDAEAIVVFDKTLQQNPQHVLVLYHRGVSHLRLGEYVLALAYFDKSLAISPNNADTLHHKGLALFHLSDYAEALAYFDKSLAISPNNADTLHHKGLTFAALEKYSEALACYNKALQISPNDYQVLYQKGHLYTNTGMYSEALEIFDRVLDFNKDHTEALFDKGLILESLQNLEGAISCFDQILAKSPNHPDGLFHKGKLLFELNRFDSAIYNLDQVLRINQNDLNALVYKAKSLFCLDMIHDAADYCQKALSIDKNNLEALYTFAMISVKTEQYQVALDCIEKIIQHDAQYKETLYYLGLCLLHTKQYEQAVNVFDNFLAVYPNHIDSILNKGIALKKLEKFSDAISCFDVMIQNANDPSALYHKGQALVSLGEYENAVSCFEQIQKADNDVLLHKGIIYSTLGQYEKSSILFDLILENESNNQSALYQKAVLLSKLAKYDESIECFSKLSSDDHIWITQKAKTLQLAARHTEAISEFDHVLSSEPQNKDVLYHKAKSLVLLGKLADSIKLIKVLVELDPAYGNMVKLDNVFSSLEQNPGFKAIIK; translated from the coding sequence ATGACATCTTCGGATAGTATCGTTCTAAACCAATTAGCACTTGTAAATGGACTGCTCAAACGCCTAATTGAGGGTCGTGGAATAAAGCCAGATCTAGATCCAAATCAGCACTTGGAGCTATCCGTCGATGACAAATCAAAGGTAGCGAGCATGCTAAAGGTCCAAGAAAAGCTACAGGCGCGCATCCCAAAACAAAAGCAAACATCAGACAAAGATCTCGATGCTCTTTTGGGAAGTTTTCATTATTACGACAGGCAGTACACCAGGGCACTCACATCATATGATAAGCTGTTGCGAGCCGATCCGCAAAATGTCAAGGCACTGCTAAGCAAGGGATTGATCCAATCAAAGCTTGGCAACCACAAAGAAGCAATTTCATTGTATGATAGGGTGTTGGAAATCGATCCGCAATACTTTGATGCACTACACTGCAAGGGTGATTCGCTTGCATTACTATCAAAGCATCAGGAGGCACTTTCATGCTATGAGCAAACGCTTGCAATAGATCCAAATTATCTTGATGGCTTGTACAAAAAAGGCCTAGCATTAATGCATCTTGGAAATAATAATGATGCAGTGCCGTTTTTTGATAGGGCGCTGGAGATAGAGCCAAACAACACGCAGATTCTTGTCAACAAGGCAATTGCACTATCATCGCTTGGCAACCACAAAGAAGCAATATTTCTGTATGATAGGGCATTAGAGACAAATCCGCAATACTTTGATGCCATATACAACAAAGGCCTCTCACTGATCGGACTGGGACAATATGAAACTTCATTGTCTTGTTTTGATAAGGCACTAGAAATAGACCCACACCATGCTGATATTTTGTTTGGCAAAGGCATATGCCTTGCAAACCTTGGCAAACATCATCTGGCAATATCATATTATGAGAAATCGCTAGAGTTTAGCCCTAATCGACCTATAGTGTTCTATGAGCTTGGTCGTGCATTTTTGGAGACTGGTAAAAAATCTGAGGCACTAGAATATTTTGATAAGGCAATCTCACTTGATTCTGGCTTTGAGGAAGCAATACTGCAAAAGGCAAACACGCTATCTTCTTTGGATGACTATGAATCTGCAATCAAAAATTGCAACATCATCCTAGAAGTAAACCCTGCTAATGTAGATGCATTGTACTGCAAAGCAACTGCACTGTCTTATTCTGGAATACATGATCGGGCAATATCATCATATGATAACATTCTTGAAATAATGCCAAATCATTTTGATGCAATCTGTAGCAAAGCAAGAACATTACATCTGCTTGGATATTATGATGCAGCACTAGAATGCTTTAATTCATCATTAAAGGCAAATCCAAAACATCACGACAGTGTTCTTGGCAAGGCATCGTGCCTTTTGCATTTGGGCAAATATTCTGATGCACTTTCATTTTATGAGAAAACTCTAGCAGTAAACCAATCTCACATTGACAGTGTTCTTGGCAAGGCTACATGTCTTTTACATTTGGGAAAATACAATGAGGCACTTGCATACTTTGACAAATCTCTTACAATAAATCCAAACAATGCAAATGCACTACACCAAAAAGGCCTTGCGTTATTGCAGCTCTCAAACCATGTTGAGGCCCTAGTATATCTTGAAAAAGCCCTAACCATATCTCCAAACAACGACTCTATTCTTGCCAGCATAGGCCACTCCATGTACAAGCTTGGCAAATCGGTAGAATCGCTAACTTATTTTGATAAGGCCTTGCAGCTAAACCCATCCAACACACCTGCACTATACCACAAGGGGTTGGCACTTGCCACAATAGGCAAGCACTCTGAGGCTCTTAGCTACTTTGATCAAGTGTTACAGTACAATCCAGCTCACTTTGATGCCGTCTCCCACAAGGCAATGACATTATCTGTTCTGTCAAAGCACAAAGAGGCCCTCACCTATTTTGATAGGGCACTAAAACTATCTCCAAACAACATACAAGTTCTTGTCAACAAGGCAATCTCATTACATGAAATAGGTAGCTATGAGGAATCTCTTTCTAATCTTAATCTGATACTGGAAAATGAACCAAACAATGGCTATGTATTGTATAACAAAGCCCAATCTCTTTCTGCATTAAACAGAGAACATGAGGCAATTTTATGCTACGATGCAATTCTGGAAACCGAGCCAAACAATCCCGATGTATTGTATGGCAAAGGAAGATCATTATCTAAGCTTGGCAAATATGATCGAGCAATAGAATGTCTTGATCTAGTACTTGGAATTGATGTAAATAATTTTGATGCGCTATACTACAAGGCGTTTGCTTTACTGCAACTAGGATCTATACATAATGCGATCGTGTGTTTTGATAAGGCCTTGCAGCTAAACCCATCCAACACACCTGCACTATACCACAAGGGGTTGGCACTTGCCACAACAGGCAAGCACTCTGAGGCTCTTAGCTACTTTGATCAAGTGTTACAGTACAATCCAGCTCACTTTGATGCCGTCTCCCACAAGGCAATGACATTATCTGTTCTGTCAAAGCACAAAGAGGCCTTGATCTGCCTGGATAGTGCTCTGGCCATATCACCAAACAACGCCGACACCCTACACCACAAAGGCCTTGCCCTATTCCACCTCTCCAACTATTCCGAGGCCCTCGCCTACTTTGACAAATCTCTGGCCATATCACCAAACCACTTCGAGTCGTTATTCCAAAAAGCAATCGTACTGGATAGTCTGTTTCGTTACGCAGACGCCATTTCTTGTTATGACAAGGCACTTACCATATCACCAAACAACGCCGACACCCTACACCACAAAGGCCTTGCCCTATTCCACCTCTCCAACTATTCCGAGGCCCTCGCCTACTTTGACAAATCTCTGGCCATATCACCAAACAACGCCGACACCCTACACCACAAAGGCCTTACCTTTGCAGCACTGGAAAAATACTCAGAGGCCATCACATGTCATGACAAAGCATTGCAGATTCGCCCAAAGTTTGCAGAGGCACTAAGTGAGAAAGGTTACCTACTTCAGAAACTAGGCTATTATGAAAATTCACTTTTGCATTTTGATCGTGCAATAACACTAGATCCAAAATGTGTCAGCGCATTGTATCATAAAGGACTATTGCTTGCAAATCTTGGAAATCATGCCAAGGCACTGGAATGTTATTCATCATTATTGTTGATATGTCCAAACGATCAAAATACACAGCTAGCATATGCAAAGTCATTTGCCAGCATGGGCCAAAACAGCAATGCAGTTGAAATCTACAACAAGATATTGGACAAAAACCCAAACCACACCACATCATCATATGAAAAAGGCCTTGCCCTAAACAAACTTCAGCGTCATTCCGACGCGCTAAAGTGTTTTGATGGTGTTCTAGTTTATGACAAATTAAATCATTTGGCTATGTTTGAAAAAGCAAAAACTCTTTCAGCACTCGGCCGTGACGCTGAGGCAATAGTTGTGTTTGATAAAACATTACAGCAAAACCCGCAACATGTCCTAGTGTTATACCACAGAGGCGTATCACATCTAAGACTAGGTGAGTACGTATTGGCCCTCGCCTACTTTGACAAATCTCTGGCCATATCACCAAACAACGCCGACACCCTACACCACAAAGGCCTTGCCCTATTCCACCTCTCCGACTATGCCGAGGCCCTCGCCTACTTTGACAAATCTCTGGCCATATCACCAAACAACGCCGACACCCTACACCACAAAGGCCTTACCTTTGCAGCACTGGAAAAATACTCAGAGGCGCTTGCCTGCTACAACAAGGCTCTTCAAATATCTCCAAATGATTACCAAGTGCTGTACCAAAAAGGACATCTTTACACAAACACAGGCATGTATTCAGAGGCACTGGAGATTTTTGATAGGGTTCTTGACTTTAACAAGGATCATACCGAGGCATTATTTGATAAGGGACTAATTCTTGAGAGTCTCCAAAATCTTGAGGGTGCAATTAGTTGCTTTGATCAAATTCTTGCTAAAAGTCCCAATCATCCAGATGGATTATTCCACAAAGGCAAGCTTTTGTTTGAGCTGAATAGGTTTGATTCTGCAATTTATAATCTGGATCAAGTATTGAGAATAAATCAAAATGATTTGAACGCACTAGTCTACAAGGCAAAGTCGTTGTTCTGTCTTGATATGATACATGATGCTGCAGATTATTGCCAAAAAGCACTATCCATTGATAAAAACAACTTGGAAGCGCTATACACATTTGCAATGATTTCTGTAAAAACAGAACAATATCAAGTCGCTTTGGATTGCATCGAAAAAATCATCCAACATGACGCTCAATACAAAGAAACTTTGTATTATTTGGGGCTGTGTCTTTTACACACCAAACAGTATGAGCAGGCAGTAAATGTGTTTGATAATTTTCTTGCAGTCTATCCAAACCATATTGATTCGATACTAAACAAAGGAATCGCTCTAAAGAAATTAGAAAAATTCTCAGATGCAATTTCGTGTTTTGATGTTATGATACAAAACGCCAATGATCCTTCTGCATTATATCATAAAGGCCAAGCACTTGTATCACTTGGAGAATATGAAAATGCTGTCTCTTGTTTTGAGCAAATACAAAAGGCCGACAATGATGTCTTACTTCACAAGGGAATCATATACTCAACTTTGGGTCAATATGAGAAATCGTCTATTCTGTTTGATTTGATACTGGAAAATGAGTCAAACAACCAATCGGCATTATACCAAAAGGCAGTCTTGCTCTCAAAGCTTGCCAAATATGACGAATCCATAGAGTGTTTTTCCAAATTATCTTCAGATGATCATATCTGGATTACACAAAAAGCAAAGACATTGCAGCTTGCCGCAAGACACACAGAAGCAATTTCCGAGTTTGATCATGTTTTATCAAGTGAGCCACAAAATAAGGACGTACTGTATCACAAAGCTAAATCGCTTGTACTGCTTGGCAAACTAGCCGACTCGATAAAACTGATCAAAGTCTTGGTTGAGCTTGATCCGGCATATGGTAATATGGTAAAACTGGATAATGTGTTTTCCAGCCTTGAGCAAAACCCTGGCTTTAAAGCAATTATAAAATAA